Genomic window (Allostreptomyces psammosilenae):
CACGGCGGAAGCGGGCGTCCCCGTGTCGTGCAGGACGGACAGCAACCCCCTCCCACCCATCCACCAGGGACCGACGAGGTCCCCCGAACCGGTGACGTCCCGTCCATCGGACGGGTGCTCGCCGAGGCCCGGCGCGCCGCCGGGCTGACCCACGAACAGATCAGCGAACGTACCCGCGTACGGGTGCCGATCGTCGTCGCCATCGAGCGGGACGACTTCTCCACCTGTGGCGGCGACTTCTACGCCCGCGGACACATCCGGACGCTCGCCCGAGCGGTCGGGGTGGATCCCGAGCCGCTGGTCGCCGCCTACGGGGCCCGCCACGCGGACGCGATAGCCCCGCAGCCGCGCCAGATATTCGAGGCCGAGCGGATCCAGCCGGAGCGCCGCCAGGCCAGCTGGACCGGGGCGATGGTCGCGGCCATCGTGGTCGTGCTGGCCTTCGTCACGGTCAACCTCTTCGGCGGGGACGGCGGCGAGCGGCAGGCCGCCGACGACCTGCCGGCCTCCTCGGACTCCGCCTCGGCCGAACCGGGCGGCGGGACGGACTCCTCCACCGCCCCCACCCCCTCGCCCAGCGCCTCCCCCAGCGCCGTCGCCGTGGTGCCGGCCGACCGGGTGACGGTCACCATGACCGCCACCGGGCGCAGCTGGGTCTCGGTGACCAGCGGCGAGGGCGAGGACCTGCTCACCACCATCCTGGAGGACGGGCAGGAGGAGACCTTCGAGGATCCGGAGGAGCTCCGGTTGGTGATCGGCAACGCCGGCGCCGTCTCGCTCAACGTCAACGGCGAGGACCTCGGCGAGGCCGGGGACCCGGGCGAGGTGGTCCGCCTGACCTACACCCCCGGGGAGCCGCAGGCCGGCTGAGCCGGGGTGACGAGGGCGCGGCGGGACGCGGAGCCGCGGCGTCGCGGTCCCCGTGCGGGGCCGCGGGATCGCGGGGCGAGAACGCGACGGACGGGGGCCGGTGCGGGTGCACCGGCCCCCGTGCCTGTCGGTGGCCGGTTCCGAGCGCCCGAACGCCGTCCGGCCCCGTCCGGCGGCCCGTTCCCGGCCCGCCCTGGGTGACCGCCCGGCGACTCCTCGTTTCCGCGTCGAACATCAGTCCGGCCGATTCCCTGCCGTAGGCTGTGGCCATGTCCGAACCCCGTACCGTCGCCCTGGTCACCCTCGGATGCGCCAGGAACGAGGTGGACTCAGAGGAACTCGCCGGGCGGCTCGCCGCCGACGGCTGGCGGCTCGTCGACGACGCCGAGCAGGCCGAGGTCGCGGTCGTCAACACCTGCGGCTTCGTCGAGGCGGCCAAGAAGGACTCCGTCGACGCCCTGCTGGAGGCCGCCGACCTCAAGTCCGGTGGGCGCACCAAGGCGGTCGTCGCCGTCGGCTGCATGGCCGAGCGCTACGGCCGCGAACTCGCCGAGGCGCTGCCCGAGGCGGACGGCGTGCTGGGCTTCGACGACTACGCCCACATCAGCGAGCGGCTGCGCACCATCCTGGCCGGCGGCGTGCACGCCTCGCACATCCCGCAGGACCGCCGCCGGCTGCTGCCGGTGACCCCGGCCGAGCGGCAGGGCGCCGCGGGCGTCACCGCCGTCCCCGGCCACGGCGCGCCGGCCAGACCCGATCCGGACCTACCGGATCCGCGCGAGGCGCTGGCCACCTCGCCCGCCGACCTGCCCGCGGGCATAGCCCCCTCCTCCGGCCCGCGCACCCTCCGCCGCCGGCTGGACGACTCCCCGGTGGCGGCGCTCAAGCTCGCCTCCGGCTGCGACCGGCGCTGCGCCTTCTGCGCGATCCCCTCCTTCCGCGGCTCCTTCCTCTCCCGCCGCCCCTCCGACGTCCTCGCCGAGGCCCGCTGGCTCGCCGAGTCCGGCGTCCGCGAGGTCGTGCTGGTCAGCGAGAACAACACCTCGTACGGCAAGGACCTCGGCGACATCCGGCTGCTGGAGACGCTGCTGCCCGAGATCGCGGCCGTCGACGGCATCGAACGGGTCCGGGTCAGCTACCTGCAGCCGGCCGAACTGCGCCCCTCGCTGATCGAGGTGCTGGCCACCACCGACGGCGTGGCGCCCTACTTCGACCTGTCCTTCCAGCACTCCTCCGCCTCGGTGCTGCGCCGGATGCGCCGCTTCGGCGACACCGACCGCTTCCTGGAGCTGCTGGAGACCGTGCGGGCCAAGGCCCCGCTGGCCGGCGCCCGCTCCAACTTCATCGTCGGCTTCCCCGGGGAGACCGAGGAGGACCTGGCCGAGCTGGAACGCTTCCTCACCGGGGCCCGCCTGGACGCCATCGGCGTGTTCGGCTACTCCGACGAGGAGGGCACCGAGGCCGCCGGCTACGACGGCAAGCTGGACCCGGACACCATCGCCGAGCGGCTGTCCCACATCACCCGACTGGCCGAGGAGCTCACCGCCCAGCGCGCCGAGGAACGCCTCGGCGAGCGGGTGGAGGTCCTCGTGGAGCGCGTCGAGGCGGACGGCACCGCCGAGGGCCGGGCCGCCCACCAGGCCCCGGAGACCGACGGCTGCGTGCTGCTGCGCCCGGCCGCGGACGGCGACCGGCCCGGCGCCCCGTCGCCGGAGCTGGCGGTGGGGCGGATCGTGCCGGCCCGGGTGGTGGCCAGCGAGGGCGTCGACCTGGTGGCGGAGGTGCTCGCCGGGCAGGGCCCGGACGCGCCCCGGGGCGAGCGGTGACGGCCGCGCCGCTCCCCGGCGGCCGCCCGGCGCACCACGGCCGGGAGCCGGGCGAGGGACTGATCGAGCACGCCGGGCACGTCGTGGCGCCCCCGGTGCCGGACCACCTCGCGGACGCCACCGAGCCGCGGGTGCCGCTGTGGAACCTGGCCAACATCCTCACCATGGCCCGCCTGGTCCTGGTGCCGGCCTGCGTGGTGCTGCTGTTCCAGGACGGTGGCCACGACCCCGCCTGGCGGTCGCTGGCCTGGGCGGCCTTCATCGTCGCCATGATCACCGACCTGTTCGACGGCGAGGTGGCCCGGCGCCGGCACCTGGTCACCGACTTCGGCAAGATCGCCGACCCGATAGCGGACAAGGCGCTGATGGGCGCCGCCCTGCTGAGCCTGTCCCTGCTGGGCGACCTGCCGTGGTGGATCACCGTGGTGATCCTGGTGCGGGAGCTCGGCATCACCGCCCTGCGCTTCTGGGTGATCCGGCACGGGGTGATCCCGGCCAGCCGGGGCGGCAAGCTCAAGACGCTGACCCAGTCCGTCGCGGTCGGCATGTACCTGCTGGTGCTCACCGGCCCGCTGGCCAGCGCGCGGGCCTGGGCGATGGCCGCGGCGGTGCTGCTCACCGTGGTGACCGGCCTCGACTACGTCCGGCAGGCCGTGCTGCTGCGCAGCCGGGCGCGGCGCGAGGCCCAGGCCGCGCTGCGGGCCCGCGCCGCGGGGGCCGCCCACGCCGCCGACGCCGGCCGCAGGGCGCGCGACGCCGAGGCCGCCGCGGGCGCGGAGGATTCACCGGGCCCCGTGGCGGGCAACGTCTCCTCGACCGACGCCGACGCCAGGCACGGGCGGGAGGATATGTGAGCGAAGGGCACGGCACCGTCGCGGCCGAGGTGCTCGACCTGCTGCGGCACGCCGGAGCCACCCTGGCGGTGGCCGAATCGCTCACCGGTGGGCTGCTCGCCGCGGCGATCACCGAGGTTCCCGGGGCTTCCGCCGCCTTCCGGGGTTCGGTGACCGCCTACGCCACGGACGTGAAGGACCGCGTGCTGGCCGTTCCCGGCGGCCTGCTCTCGGTACGCGGGGCGGTGGACCCGGACGTCGCCGCGGCCATGGCCGAGGGGGTGCGGGTGCTGCTGGACGCCGACTGGGCGGTCGCCACCACCGGCGTCGCCGGCCCCGACGAGCAGGACGGCAAGCCGGTCGGCACCGTGTACGTCGCGGTCGCCGGCCCCTCGGGAATGCGGGTCACCGGCGCGGTGTTCCCCGGAGACCGCGCGGAGATCCGCCGGGCGACCGTGGAGCGGGCGTTGGGCCTGCTCCGCGAGGCCCTGCGCGGCCCGAGGCGCCCGACGGCGACCGCGCCGAGCGGTGGCTGAGGGCCTCCTGTGATACAGCCCAGAGTGAACACGGCACCGGACCGGGCCCGCCGGTCGCCCCGTCCGGGTACGGTGGGGCTGTGATGCCTGGAACCGCGGCCCGAGGAGGGAGCCACCGATGATTCTGCTCCGTCGCCTGCTGGGTGACGTGCTGCGTCGGCAGCGCCAGCGTCAGGGCCGCACCCTGCGTGAGGTGTCCGCAGCCGCCAGGGTCTCCCTCGGCTACCTCTCCGAAGTGGAGCGGGGGCAGAAGGAGGCGTCGTCCGAACTGCTGGCCGCGATCTGCGAGGCGCTCGACGTCCGCATGTCGGAGGTCATGCGTTCGGTCAGCGACGAGCTCGCCCTGGCGGAGCTGACACAGAGCGAGAAGATGCGTCCGGTACTGGAGTCCGTCACCGGGGCGGGCGAGCGGCAGGTCAACCCCCTGCCGTCCTCCCTGGCGACGAACATTCCGGCGAAGCCCACCCCCGCGAAGACGGTCGACGTCGTCGCGGCCTGATCCCCGCCGAACTCGCGGAAACGGACGCCGACAACGGCGACGGGTCCGGGCGCGCCTCCCGTCACGGGGGGCACGCCCGGACCCGTCCGTTTCCCGTCCTCCCTCCCCGCCTCCCCCCGGTGCCCGTCCCCGCCCCGGTGTCCCGCACCGGCCCCGCGCGGGCCGTCGGGACCGGGACGCCGGGTGCATGACTCGCCTTCCCACGGGCAGGCGCTGGGTCGGTAACGCAGCCGACGGCAGCGTCGGCGGTCAGCAAGGGAAGGACGCGCACACATGTCCGTCGTCAGGAGCCCGCTGAACGACAACGACCTCCGAACCACCGGTGACGCGCTGCAGGGAGCGCTGGTCGACGTGCTGGACCTCTCCCTGGTCGCCAAGCAGGCGCACTGGAACCTCGTGGGACCGCGCTTCAGGTCCATCCACCTCCAGCTCGACGAGGTGGTCGAGCTGGCCCGCGCCGCGGCGGACCGGCTCGCCGAGCGCGCGGCGGCGCTCGGCGTGAACCCGGACGGCCGGGCCGACACGATCGCCAAGACCAGCGGCGTGCCCGCCTTCGAGGCCGGCTGGGTGAAGGACACGGACGTGGTGAACTCCTTCATCGAGGCGTTCCAGCGGATCATCACCCGGATGCGGGAGCGCGTCGACGCCACCGAGAAGTCGGATCCGGTCACCCAGGACATGATCATCGAGGTCACCCAGGAGCTGGAGAAGCAGTCCTGGATGTTCCAGGCGGAGAACGTCGGGGCCTGACCGCCCCGGCCCGGCCGGCGCCACCGGCGCGTGGGCGGACGGGAACGCTCCGGAACGCCGCGGAGCGCGCCGCCGGCCCGGGCGGCCGTCAGCCCCGGCGGCCGTCCCCCGTCGCCCCGGGGCCGCCCGGCTCCCGCCCCTCCGGCCCCGGCCCCTCCGGCCCGGGGCCCCGCTGGCACCGGGGGCACCAGAAGGTGACCCGGGCCTCGGGGGCCGGTCCCTGTTCCGCCGTGCGCACAGCCGTACCGCAGCGGCGGCACGGCCGCCCCGCCCGTCCGTAGACCCAGTGCCGCCGGTCCGGGCGGGCGTCTCCGGTGGTGACGTGGCCGTGCCGGGCGCGGTTGGCGTACAGCAGCCGGTGCGCCAGCTCGGCCAGCCGGGGCAGGCCGTCCCGCGCGGCCAGCGCCCCCACCGGGCTCCACGGCGTGACGCCCGCGAGGTAGCACAGCTCGCTCTTGTACACATTGCCGATTCCGGCCAGGTTGCGCTGGTCGAGCAGTGCCTCACCCAGCGGCCGGCCGGGCTCGCGGGACAGCCGGCGCACCGCCTCGGCGACGTCCCAGTCCGGGCCGAGCAGGTCCGGGCCGAGGTGGCCGACGGCCTCCTCCTCACGGTCGGTGGGCAGCAGCTCCAGCACCGGCAACCGGTAGCCGTAGGCCACGTAGGCATCGGTCGCCAGGACCGCGCGGATCTGCCACGCCGGGCCGCCGCGCGGGCGCTCGCCGGCGGGCTGCACCGACCAGGCGCCGTCCATCCGCAGGTGGCTGTGCACGGTCAGGCCGCCCTCCACGCGCAGCAGCAGGTGCTTGCCCCGGGAGAGCGCCTCCCGGACGGTGCGCCCGGACAGGTCCACGGTGGCCAGCCGGGGCACCCGGAAGTCGCTCGCGGTGAGCAGCCGGCCGGCCAGCGCCGCGTGCATCCGGCGGGCCAGCAGGTGGATGGTGTCTCCCTCGGGCATGACTCCATGGTGCCTGCCGGCGGCGGGCACGGCCGGCCCGCTGCCCGCCGCCCGCCGCCGCCCCGGCCCTCAGCGCATCCGCAGGCCGCGCGGGGTGGCGGTGAAGCCGGCGTCCTCCA
Coding sequences:
- a CDS encoding helix-turn-helix domain-containing protein, producing MSIGNPPEDPRRNRHGGSGRPRVVQDGQQPPPTHPPGTDEVPRTGDVPSIGRVLAEARRAAGLTHEQISERTRVRVPIVVAIERDDFSTCGGDFYARGHIRTLARAVGVDPEPLVAAYGARHADAIAPQPRQIFEAERIQPERRQASWTGAMVAAIVVVLAFVTVNLFGGDGGERQAADDLPASSDSASAEPGGGTDSSTAPTPSPSASPSAVAVVPADRVTVTMTATGRSWVSVTSGEGEDLLTTILEDGQEETFEDPEELRLVIGNAGAVSLNVNGEDLGEAGDPGEVVRLTYTPGEPQAG
- the rimO gene encoding 30S ribosomal protein S12 methylthiotransferase RimO; this encodes MSEPRTVALVTLGCARNEVDSEELAGRLAADGWRLVDDAEQAEVAVVNTCGFVEAAKKDSVDALLEAADLKSGGRTKAVVAVGCMAERYGRELAEALPEADGVLGFDDYAHISERLRTILAGGVHASHIPQDRRRLLPVTPAERQGAAGVTAVPGHGAPARPDPDLPDPREALATSPADLPAGIAPSSGPRTLRRRLDDSPVAALKLASGCDRRCAFCAIPSFRGSFLSRRPSDVLAEARWLAESGVREVVLVSENNTSYGKDLGDIRLLETLLPEIAAVDGIERVRVSYLQPAELRPSLIEVLATTDGVAPYFDLSFQHSSASVLRRMRRFGDTDRFLELLETVRAKAPLAGARSNFIVGFPGETEEDLAELERFLTGARLDAIGVFGYSDEEGTEAAGYDGKLDPDTIAERLSHITRLAEELTAQRAEERLGERVEVLVERVEADGTAEGRAAHQAPETDGCVLLRPAADGDRPGAPSPELAVGRIVPARVVASEGVDLVAEVLAGQGPDAPRGER
- the pgsA gene encoding CDP-diacylglycerol--glycerol-3-phosphate 3-phosphatidyltransferase, coding for MAPPVPDHLADATEPRVPLWNLANILTMARLVLVPACVVLLFQDGGHDPAWRSLAWAAFIVAMITDLFDGEVARRRHLVTDFGKIADPIADKALMGAALLSLSLLGDLPWWITVVILVRELGITALRFWVIRHGVIPASRGGKLKTLTQSVAVGMYLLVLTGPLASARAWAMAAAVLLTVVTGLDYVRQAVLLRSRARREAQAALRARAAGAAHAADAGRRARDAEAAAGAEDSPGPVAGNVSSTDADARHGREDM
- a CDS encoding CinA family protein — protein: MSEGHGTVAAEVLDLLRHAGATLAVAESLTGGLLAAAITEVPGASAAFRGSVTAYATDVKDRVLAVPGGLLSVRGAVDPDVAAAMAEGVRVLLDADWAVATTGVAGPDEQDGKPVGTVYVAVAGPSGMRVTGAVFPGDRAEIRRATVERALGLLREALRGPRRPTATAPSGG
- a CDS encoding helix-turn-helix domain-containing protein, coding for MILLRRLLGDVLRRQRQRQGRTLREVSAAARVSLGYLSEVERGQKEASSELLAAICEALDVRMSEVMRSVSDELALAELTQSEKMRPVLESVTGAGERQVNPLPSSLATNIPAKPTPAKTVDVVAA
- a CDS encoding Dps family protein, with protein sequence MSVVRSPLNDNDLRTTGDALQGALVDVLDLSLVAKQAHWNLVGPRFRSIHLQLDEVVELARAAADRLAERAAALGVNPDGRADTIAKTSGVPAFEAGWVKDTDVVNSFIEAFQRIITRMRERVDATEKSDPVTQDMIIEVTQELEKQSWMFQAENVGA
- a CDS encoding Fpg/Nei family DNA glycosylase; the encoded protein is MPEGDTIHLLARRMHAALAGRLLTASDFRVPRLATVDLSGRTVREALSRGKHLLLRVEGGLTVHSHLRMDGAWSVQPAGERPRGGPAWQIRAVLATDAYVAYGYRLPVLELLPTDREEEAVGHLGPDLLGPDWDVAEAVRRLSREPGRPLGEALLDQRNLAGIGNVYKSELCYLAGVTPWSPVGALAARDGLPRLAELAHRLLYANRARHGHVTTGDARPDRRHWVYGRAGRPCRRCGTAVRTAEQGPAPEARVTFWCPRCQRGPGPEGPGPEGREPGGPGATGDGRRG